One Bosea sp. 685 DNA segment encodes these proteins:
- the kdpC gene encoding potassium-transporting ATPase subunit KdpC, whose product MWSHLRPAIVSMVFFTLLLGVAYPLGVTGLSQAMFPAQAGGSLIRTATGDVVGSEWIGQNFAGEAYLRPRPSAAGKDGYDAANSSGSNFGPLNEDLATRIKTDAEAIRTADGAGSLPADAVTASGSGLDPHISPENAARQIERIAKARGAQPAQVAEIIAQNTQGYLLGFIGRPRVNVLTANLALDARYPKAQAKP is encoded by the coding sequence ATGTGGTCCCATCTTCGCCCCGCCATCGTCTCGATGGTCTTCTTCACCCTCCTGCTCGGCGTCGCCTATCCGCTCGGCGTCACCGGGCTCTCCCAGGCGATGTTTCCGGCGCAGGCCGGCGGCTCGCTGATCCGCACCGCGACCGGCGATGTCGTCGGCTCGGAATGGATCGGCCAGAACTTCGCCGGCGAGGCCTATCTGCGCCCCCGTCCCTCGGCGGCCGGCAAGGACGGCTATGACGCCGCCAATTCCTCGGGCTCCAATTTCGGGCCGCTGAACGAGGATCTCGCCACGCGCATCAAGACCGATGCCGAGGCGATCCGCACCGCCGACGGCGCAGGCTCGCTGCCGGCGGACGCCGTGACGGCGTCTGGTTCTGGACTCGACCCGCATATCTCGCCGGAGAATGCCGCTCGCCAGATCGAGCGTATCGCCAAGGCGCGCGGCGCCCAGCCGGCACAGGTCGCCGAAATCATCGCCCAGAACACGCAAGGCTATCTGCTCGGGTTCATCGGCCGGCCGCGCGTGAATGTGCTGACGGCCAATCTCGCCCTCGACGCGCGCTATCCGAAGGCTCAAGCTAAGCCGTAA
- the kdpB gene encoding potassium-transporting ATPase subunit KdpB → MSMSFVKSGAIDQSVVTTALKSAFVKLNPRALTGNPVILATEVVAALATVSAGVAIAGGLPASFPIQIAVWLWLTVLFANFAEAIAEGRGKAAADSLRATRVTTKAKLIVDAARNAIVPTPAHELVPGDIVLVEAGDVMPADGEIIEGVASVNEAAITGESAPVIRESGGDRSAVTGGTTVVSDWLKVKVTSQQGSSFLDRMIAMVEGADRRKTPNELALAVLLAGLTLVFLIAVVTLTGLGAFSGVTLDPMVLGALFVTLIPTTIGGLLSAVGIAGMDRLLKVNVLATSGRAVEAAGDVDTLLLDKTGTITFGNRMAVEVVPAPGVRPDAALRAALIASLADETPEGRSIVELARNQGVTAQAPAGATSIPFSATTRQSGLDADGKSWRKGAVDAVIRSLDLSESQVPAELRQAVDRIARSGGTPLAVSENGALVGVIHLKDVVKPGVKDRFADLRRMGVRTVMITGDNPVTAAAIASEAGVDDFLAEATPEDKLRIIRTEQAKGRLVAMCGDGANDAPALAQADVGVAMQTGAQAAREAGNMVDLDSDPTKVLEIVEVGKQLLITRGALTTFSIANDVAKYFAIIPAMFVVALPSLGAMNIMGLSSPQSAILSAVIFNALVIVALIPLALRGVRYRAIGAAKLLSRNLTIYGIGGLIAPFVGIKLIDMIVAALKLA, encoded by the coding sequence ATGTCCATGTCTTTCGTCAAATCCGGCGCGATCGACCAGAGCGTCGTGACGACCGCGCTGAAGAGCGCCTTCGTCAAGCTCAATCCTCGCGCGCTGACCGGCAACCCGGTCATCCTCGCGACCGAGGTGGTCGCGGCGCTCGCGACCGTCTCGGCCGGCGTCGCCATCGCCGGCGGCCTGCCGGCCAGCTTCCCGATCCAGATCGCGGTCTGGCTCTGGCTGACCGTGCTCTTCGCCAATTTCGCCGAGGCCATCGCCGAAGGGCGCGGCAAGGCGGCAGCCGACAGCCTGCGCGCCACCCGCGTCACCACCAAGGCCAAGCTGATCGTCGACGCCGCCCGCAATGCGATAGTCCCGACGCCGGCTCATGAACTCGTGCCGGGCGACATCGTGCTGGTCGAGGCCGGCGACGTGATGCCTGCCGATGGCGAGATCATCGAGGGTGTCGCCTCGGTCAACGAGGCCGCGATCACCGGCGAATCCGCTCCCGTCATCCGCGAGAGCGGCGGCGACCGCTCGGCCGTCACCGGCGGCACCACGGTCGTCTCCGACTGGCTCAAGGTGAAGGTCACCTCGCAGCAGGGCTCGTCCTTTCTCGATCGCATGATCGCGATGGTGGAAGGCGCCGACCGTCGCAAGACGCCCAACGAATTGGCACTCGCCGTGCTGCTGGCGGGACTGACACTGGTCTTCCTGATCGCCGTCGTGACGCTGACCGGGCTTGGGGCGTTCTCGGGCGTCACGCTTGACCCCATGGTGCTCGGCGCGCTCTTCGTGACACTGATCCCGACCACGATCGGTGGGCTGCTCAGCGCGGTCGGCATCGCCGGCATGGACCGGTTGCTGAAGGTCAATGTGCTTGCAACCTCCGGCCGCGCGGTCGAGGCGGCCGGCGACGTCGACACGCTGCTGCTCGACAAGACTGGCACGATCACCTTCGGCAACCGCATGGCGGTCGAGGTCGTGCCGGCTCCCGGCGTGCGGCCCGATGCGGCGCTGCGCGCGGCGCTGATCGCCTCGCTTGCCGACGAGACGCCCGAAGGCCGCTCGATCGTCGAGCTCGCCCGCAATCAGGGCGTGACCGCGCAAGCTCCGGCGGGGGCGACCTCGATCCCGTTCAGCGCGACGACGCGCCAGTCCGGCCTCGACGCCGACGGCAAGTCCTGGCGCAAGGGCGCGGTCGATGCGGTCATCCGCTCGCTCGACCTCTCCGAGAGCCAGGTTCCTGCCGAATTGCGCCAGGCGGTCGACCGCATCGCGCGGTCCGGCGGCACGCCGCTCGCCGTCAGCGAGAACGGTGCGCTGGTCGGCGTCATCCATCTCAAGGATGTGGTGAAGCCCGGCGTGAAGGACCGCTTCGCCGATCTGCGCCGCATGGGCGTTCGCACCGTCATGATCACCGGCGACAACCCGGTGACAGCGGCCGCCATCGCCTCGGAAGCCGGCGTCGACGACTTCCTCGCCGAGGCGACGCCCGAGGACAAGCTGCGTATCATCCGCACCGAGCAGGCCAAGGGCCGGCTGGTCGCGATGTGCGGTGACGGCGCCAATGACGCCCCTGCCCTGGCGCAGGCCGATGTCGGCGTCGCCATGCAGACCGGCGCGCAGGCCGCCCGCGAGGCCGGCAACATGGTCGATCTCGACTCGGACCCGACCAAGGTCCTGGAGATCGTCGAGGTCGGCAAGCAGTTGCTGATCACGCGCGGGGCGTTGACGACCTTCTCCATCGCCAACGACGTGGCGAAGTACTTCGCCATCATCCCGGCGATGTTCGTCGTCGCCCTGCCCTCGCTCGGCGCGATGAACATCATGGGCCTGTCGAGCCCGCAAAGCGCCATCCTCTCGGCTGTGATCTTCAACGCGCTGGTCATCGTCGCGCTGATCCCGCTGGCGCTGCGCGGCGTGCGCTACCGGGCGATCGGGGCCGCCAAGCTGCTCTCGCGCAACCTCACCATCTACGGCATCGGCGGGCTGATCGCGCCCTTCGTCGGCATCAAGCTGATCGACATGATCGTCGCGGCGCTGAAGCTCGCCTGA